From a region of the Falco peregrinus isolate bFalPer1 chromosome 5, bFalPer1.pri, whole genome shotgun sequence genome:
- the ROGDI gene encoding protein rogdi homolog isoform X3, whose product MAATMASAAERAALDEEFKWLLQEEVHAVLKQLQDILKEASHRFTLPTGGSGGAVKQENFVLSTSGTDQVKGVLTLQGDALCQADVNLKMPRNNQLLHFAFREDKQWKLQQIQDARNHVNQAIYLLMNRDVNYQFKTGSEVLKLMDAVMLQLSRARNRLTTPATLTLPEIASSGLTKMFTPALPPDILVNFYINLNKLCLTVYQLHVLQPSTTKNFKPAGGSILHNPGAMLCCFK is encoded by the exons GATGAAGAATTTAAATGGCTTCTGCAGGAAGAGGTCCATGCTGTTTTGAAACAGCTGCAAGATATTTTGAAG GAGGCCTCTCACCGGTTCACCCTGCCCACCGGTGGCTCGGGAGGAGCTGTCAAGCAGGAGAACTTTGTGCTGAGCACATCAGG CACAGACCAGGTGAAAGGTGTGTTGACACTGCAGGGAGATGCCCTGTGTCAAGCT GATGTGAATCTGAAAATGCCCAGAAATAATCAGCTTCTGCACTTTGCATTTCGGGAAGACAAGCagtggaagctgcagcag ATCCAGGATGCTAGAAACCATGTTAACCAAGCCATTTACCTGCTTATGAACAGAGACGTAAACTACCAGTTCAAAACAGGCTCGGAGGTCCTCAAG CTTATGGATGCTGTGATGTTACAGCTCTCAAGAGCCCGAAATCGACTTACCACTCCAGCCACTCTGACTCTACCAGAGATTGCCTCCAGTGGTCTTACA AAAATGTTcacccctgctctgcctccgGACATCCTTGTGAATTTCTATATAAACCTGAATAAGCTGTGCCTGACTGTCTACCAACTCCATGTGCTCCAGCCCAGCACAACCAAG aaCTTCAAGCCTGCTGGAGGGTCCATTTTACACAACCCTGGAGCCATGTT ATGCTGTTTTAAATGA
- the ROGDI gene encoding protein rogdi homolog isoform X1, with amino-acid sequence MAATMASAAERAALDEEFKWLLQEEVHAVLKQLQDILKEASHRFTLPTGGSGGAVKQENFVLSTSGTDQVKGVLTLQGDALCQADVNLKMPRNNQLLHFAFREDKQWKLQQIQDARNHVNQAIYLLMNRDVNYQFKTGSEVLKLMDAVMLQLSRARNRLTTPATLTLPEIASSGLTKMFTPALPPDILVNFYINLNKLCLTVYQLHVLQPSTTKNFKPAGGSILHNPGAMFEFGNQRYEVSHVHKVECVVPWLNDALVFFTVSLQLCQQLKDKISVFSSYWNYRPY; translated from the exons GATGAAGAATTTAAATGGCTTCTGCAGGAAGAGGTCCATGCTGTTTTGAAACAGCTGCAAGATATTTTGAAG GAGGCCTCTCACCGGTTCACCCTGCCCACCGGTGGCTCGGGAGGAGCTGTCAAGCAGGAGAACTTTGTGCTGAGCACATCAGG CACAGACCAGGTGAAAGGTGTGTTGACACTGCAGGGAGATGCCCTGTGTCAAGCT GATGTGAATCTGAAAATGCCCAGAAATAATCAGCTTCTGCACTTTGCATTTCGGGAAGACAAGCagtggaagctgcagcag ATCCAGGATGCTAGAAACCATGTTAACCAAGCCATTTACCTGCTTATGAACAGAGACGTAAACTACCAGTTCAAAACAGGCTCGGAGGTCCTCAAG CTTATGGATGCTGTGATGTTACAGCTCTCAAGAGCCCGAAATCGACTTACCACTCCAGCCACTCTGACTCTACCAGAGATTGCCTCCAGTGGTCTTACA AAAATGTTcacccctgctctgcctccgGACATCCTTGTGAATTTCTATATAAACCTGAATAAGCTGTGCCTGACTGTCTACCAACTCCATGTGCTCCAGCCCAGCACAACCAAG aaCTTCAAGCCTGCTGGAGGGTCCATTTTACACAACCCTGGAGCCATGTT TGAGTTTGGCAACCAGCGGTATGAAGTCAGCCATGTCCATAAAGTGGAATGTGTTGTCCCATGGTTAAATGATGCCCTTGTCTTCTTCACAGTTTCACTGCAGCTTTGCCAGCAACTGAAGGACAAG ATCTCTGTTTTCTCCAGTTACTGGAACTACAGGCCATATTAA
- the ROGDI gene encoding protein rogdi homolog isoform X2, with translation MASAGRGPCCFETAARYFEGGLSPVHPAHRWLGRSCQAGELCAEHIRHRPGERCVDTAGRCPVSSSTVDICQDPASTPTPTVDVNLKMPRNNQLLHFAFREDKQWKLQQIQDARNHVNQAIYLLMNRDVNYQFKTGSEVLKLMDAVMLQLSRARNRLTTPATLTLPEIASSGLTKMFTPALPPDILVNFYINLNKLCLTVYQLHVLQPSTTKNFKPAGGSILHNPGAMFEFGNQRYEVSHVHKVECVVPWLNDALVFFTVSLQLCQQLKDKISVFSSYWNYRPY, from the exons ATGGCTTCTGCAGGAAGAGGTCCATGCTGTTTTGAAACAGCTGCAAGATATTTTGAAG GAGGCCTCTCACCGGTTCACCCTGCCCACCGGTGGCTCGGGAGGAGCTGTCAAGCAGGAGAACTTTGTGCTGAGCACATCAGG CACAGACCAGGTGAAAGGTGTGTTGACACTGCAGGGAGATGCCCTGTGTCAAGCT CAACTGTTGACATTTGTCAAGATCCAGCAtctacccccacccccaccgTG GATGTGAATCTGAAAATGCCCAGAAATAATCAGCTTCTGCACTTTGCATTTCGGGAAGACAAGCagtggaagctgcagcag ATCCAGGATGCTAGAAACCATGTTAACCAAGCCATTTACCTGCTTATGAACAGAGACGTAAACTACCAGTTCAAAACAGGCTCGGAGGTCCTCAAG CTTATGGATGCTGTGATGTTACAGCTCTCAAGAGCCCGAAATCGACTTACCACTCCAGCCACTCTGACTCTACCAGAGATTGCCTCCAGTGGTCTTACA AAAATGTTcacccctgctctgcctccgGACATCCTTGTGAATTTCTATATAAACCTGAATAAGCTGTGCCTGACTGTCTACCAACTCCATGTGCTCCAGCCCAGCACAACCAAG aaCTTCAAGCCTGCTGGAGGGTCCATTTTACACAACCCTGGAGCCATGTT TGAGTTTGGCAACCAGCGGTATGAAGTCAGCCATGTCCATAAAGTGGAATGTGTTGTCCCATGGTTAAATGATGCCCTTGTCTTCTTCACAGTTTCACTGCAGCTTTGCCAGCAACTGAAGGACAAG ATCTCTGTTTTCTCCAGTTACTGGAACTACAGGCCATATTAA
- the ROGDI gene encoding protein rogdi homolog isoform X4 gives MVWETEWNGTGSRHVLHRGFTCSHVFVPFLKDVNLKMPRNNQLLHFAFREDKQWKLQQIQDARNHVNQAIYLLMNRDVNYQFKTGSEVLKLMDAVMLQLSRARNRLTTPATLTLPEIASSGLTKMFTPALPPDILVNFYINLNKLCLTVYQLHVLQPSTTKNFKPAGGSILHNPGAMFEFGNQRYEVSHVHKVECVVPWLNDALVFFTVSLQLCQQLKDKISVFSSYWNYRPY, from the exons ATGGTCTGGGAGACAGAATGGAATGGGACTGGCAGTCGCCATGTTCTGCATAGGGGGTTTACTTGCTCTCACGTGTTTGTTCCTTTCTTGAAGGATGTGAATCTGAAAATGCCCAGAAATAATCAGCTTCTGCACTTTGCATTTCGGGAAGACAAGCagtggaagctgcagcag ATCCAGGATGCTAGAAACCATGTTAACCAAGCCATTTACCTGCTTATGAACAGAGACGTAAACTACCAGTTCAAAACAGGCTCGGAGGTCCTCAAG CTTATGGATGCTGTGATGTTACAGCTCTCAAGAGCCCGAAATCGACTTACCACTCCAGCCACTCTGACTCTACCAGAGATTGCCTCCAGTGGTCTTACA AAAATGTTcacccctgctctgcctccgGACATCCTTGTGAATTTCTATATAAACCTGAATAAGCTGTGCCTGACTGTCTACCAACTCCATGTGCTCCAGCCCAGCACAACCAAG aaCTTCAAGCCTGCTGGAGGGTCCATTTTACACAACCCTGGAGCCATGTT TGAGTTTGGCAACCAGCGGTATGAAGTCAGCCATGTCCATAAAGTGGAATGTGTTGTCCCATGGTTAAATGATGCCCTTGTCTTCTTCACAGTTTCACTGCAGCTTTGCCAGCAACTGAAGGACAAG ATCTCTGTTTTCTCCAGTTACTGGAACTACAGGCCATATTAA